In Nicotiana tabacum cultivar K326 chromosome 21, ASM71507v2, whole genome shotgun sequence, one DNA window encodes the following:
- the LOC107768948 gene encoding uncharacterized protein LOC107768948, with amino-acid sequence MDKVATDVAIKRFGVNIASICNCCFNNHSEESTNHLLSDSHIANLVWSFSCNSCDIILVKGQTRFTDLQLQHLWQDTYSRIEKLSPAIHCQIVYWQKPHVGWVKLNVDGCSKGNPSPAGGGGLIRDHHGILIEAFAEFYRDCSCNIAEAKAMMRGIKMCISKGFTNVIVESDSLILLNLIKRIRNPPWRFTDTIE; translated from the exons ATGGATAAAGTAGCAACTGATGTTGCTATTAAAAGATTTGGGGTGAATATTGCTTCTATATGTAACTGCTGCTTTAATAACCATTCTGAGGAATCTACTAACCATCTACTCAGTGATAGTCATATTGCCAATCTAGTATGGTCCTTCTCTTGTAACTCCTGTGATATCATATTGGTCAAAGGCCAG ACGAGGTTCACAGATCTTCAGCTCCAGCACCTATGGCAGGACACGTACAGTAGAATTGAGAAGCTTTCCCCTGCTATTCATTGTCAGATTGTTTATTGGCAAAAACCTCATGTGGGCTGGGTTAAACTTAATGTTGATGGCTGTAGCAAAGGTAACCCTAGTCCGGCAGGTGGTGGTGGTCTTATCAGAGATCACCATGGCAttttaattgaagcttttgcagaATTCTATAGAGATTGTAGCTGTAATATTGCGGAAGCTAAAGCCATGATGCGAGGCATCAAAATGTGTATTTCAAAGGGCTTTACAAATGTTATAGTTGAATCGGACTCGTTGATTCTTCTTAACTTGATCAAAAGGATAAGGAATCCTCCCTGGAGATTCACAGATACTATTGAATAA